One part of the Salmo salar chromosome ssa10, Ssal_v3.1, whole genome shotgun sequence genome encodes these proteins:
- the cops2 gene encoding COP9 signalosome complex subunit 2 isoform X1, with protein sequence MSDMEDDFMCDDEEDYDLVNSSEEYSEDSNSEPNVDLENQYYNSKALKEDDPKAALSSFQKVLELEGEKGEWGFKALKQMIKINFKLTNFPEMMNRYKQLLTYIRSAVTRNYSEKSINSILDYISTSKQMDLLQEFYETTLDALKDAKNDRLWFKTNTKLGKLYLEREEYGKLQKILRQLHQSCQVKKHSSSMQSEVFTEVFTETDDGEDDLKKGTQLLEIYALEIQMYTAQKNNKKLKALYEQSLHIKSAIPHPLIMGVIRECGGKMHLREGEFEKAHTDFFEAFKNYDESGSPRRTTCLKYLVLANMLMKSGINPFDSQEAKPYKNDPDILAMTNLVSSYQNNDITEFEKILKTNHSNIMDDPFIREHIEELLRNIRTQVLIKLIKPYTRIHIPFISKELNIDVCDVESLLVQCILDGTINGRIDQVNQLLELDHQKRNGARYMALDKWTNQLNTLNQAIVSKLA encoded by the exons ATGTCTGATATGGAAGATGACTTCATGTGCGATGATGAAGAGGATTATGATCTGGTAAACTCCTCAGAA GAATACTCAGAGGACAGCAACTCTGAGCCCAATGTTGATTTGGAGAATCAGTACTACAATTCAAAGGCCCTAAAGGAGGATGACCCCAAAGCAGCTCTCAGCAGCTTCCAGAAG GTCTTAGAGCTGGAGGGTGAGAAAGGAGAATGGGGTTTCAAAGCCTTGAAACAGATGATTAAGATTAACTTCAAACTG ACAAATTTCCCTGAAATGATGAACAGGTACAAGCAGCTGTTGACATACATCCGGAGTGCAGTTACAAGAAACTACTCTGAGAAATCCATCAATTCCATCCTTGATTATATCTCGACGTCAAAGCAG ATGGACCTGCTGCAAGAGTTTTATGAAACAACGTTGGATGCATTAAAGGATGCCAAAAACGACAGGCTTTGGTTTAAAACCAACACCAAA CTTGGGAAGTTGTACCTGGAGAGAGAAGAGTATGGTAAGCTTCAGAAGATCTTGAGACAGCTGcaccagtcctgtcaggtgaagaaACACTCCTCATCAATGCAATCAGAGGTTTTCACAGAGGTCTTTACAGAG ACGGATGACGGTGAGGATGACCTAAAGAAAGGCACCCAGCTCTTAGAAATCTATGCTCTGGAGATCCAGATGTATACGGCCCAGAAGAACAACAAGAAGCTGAAGGCCCTGTATGAACAGTCTCTACACATCAAGTCTGCCATCCCTCACCCTCTCATCATGGGAGTCATCAGAG AGTGTGGCGGTAAAATGCATTTGAGAGAAGGGGAGTTTGAGAAGGCTCACACAGACTTCTTCGAGGCGTTTAAGAACTACGATGAATCAGGAAGTCCTCGACGGACCACCTGTCTAAAGTACCTGGTGCTGGCCAACATGCTGATGAAGTCTGGAATCAACCCCTTCGACTCCCAGGAG GCTAAACCCTATAAAAACGATCCAGACATCCTTGCAATGACTAACTTGGTCAG TTCCTACCAGAACAATGACATCACAGAGTTTGAGAAGATCCTGAAAACCAATCACAGTAACATAATGGATGATCCGTTCATAAGGGAACATATAGAAG AGTTATTACGGAATATAAGGACACAAGTGCTTATCAAATTAATCAAGCCTTACACTAGAATACATATACCTTTTATTTCCAAG GAATTGAACATTGACGTTTGCGACGTGGAAAGCCTGCTAGTTCAATGCATTCTAGACGG CACGATCAACGGCCGTATCGACCAAGTCAACCAACTGTTGGAGCTGGATCACCAGAAGAGGAACGGAGCCCGATACATGGCTTTAGATAAATGGACTAATCAGCTGAATACTCTCAACCAGGCCATCGTCAGCAAACTGGCCTAA
- the cops2 gene encoding COP9 signalosome complex subunit 2 isoform X6: MSDMEDDFMCDDEEDYDLVNSSEEYSEDSNSEPNVDLENQYYNSKALKEDDPKAALSSFQKVLELEGEKGEWGFKALKQMIKINFKLTNFPEMMNRYKQLLTYIRSAVTRNYSEKSINSILDYISTSKQMDLLQEFYETTLDALKDAKNDRLWFKTNTKLGKLYLEREEYGKLQKILRQLHQSCQVKKHSSSMQSEVFTEVFTETDDGEDDLKKGTQLLEIYALEIQMYTAQKNNKKLKALYEQSLHIKSAIPHPLIMGVIRECGGKMHLREGEFEKAHTDFFEAFKNYDESGSPRRTTCLKYLVLANMLMKSGINPFDSQEAKPYKNDPDILAMTNLVSSYQNNDITEFEKILKTNHSNIMDDPFIREHIEELLRNIRTQVLIKLIKPYTRIHIPFISKELNIDVCDVESLLVQCILDG, encoded by the exons ATGTCTGATATGGAAGATGACTTCATGTGCGATGATGAAGAGGATTATGATCTGGTAAACTCCTCAGAA GAATACTCAGAGGACAGCAACTCTGAGCCCAATGTTGATTTGGAGAATCAGTACTACAATTCAAAGGCCCTAAAGGAGGATGACCCCAAAGCAGCTCTCAGCAGCTTCCAGAAG GTCTTAGAGCTGGAGGGTGAGAAAGGAGAATGGGGTTTCAAAGCCTTGAAACAGATGATTAAGATTAACTTCAAACTG ACAAATTTCCCTGAAATGATGAACAGGTACAAGCAGCTGTTGACATACATCCGGAGTGCAGTTACAAGAAACTACTCTGAGAAATCCATCAATTCCATCCTTGATTATATCTCGACGTCAAAGCAG ATGGACCTGCTGCAAGAGTTTTATGAAACAACGTTGGATGCATTAAAGGATGCCAAAAACGACAGGCTTTGGTTTAAAACCAACACCAAA CTTGGGAAGTTGTACCTGGAGAGAGAAGAGTATGGTAAGCTTCAGAAGATCTTGAGACAGCTGcaccagtcctgtcaggtgaagaaACACTCCTCATCAATGCAATCAGAGGTTTTCACAGAGGTCTTTACAGAG ACGGATGACGGTGAGGATGACCTAAAGAAAGGCACCCAGCTCTTAGAAATCTATGCTCTGGAGATCCAGATGTATACGGCCCAGAAGAACAACAAGAAGCTGAAGGCCCTGTATGAACAGTCTCTACACATCAAGTCTGCCATCCCTCACCCTCTCATCATGGGAGTCATCAGAG AGTGTGGCGGTAAAATGCATTTGAGAGAAGGGGAGTTTGAGAAGGCTCACACAGACTTCTTCGAGGCGTTTAAGAACTACGATGAATCAGGAAGTCCTCGACGGACCACCTGTCTAAAGTACCTGGTGCTGGCCAACATGCTGATGAAGTCTGGAATCAACCCCTTCGACTCCCAGGAG GCTAAACCCTATAAAAACGATCCAGACATCCTTGCAATGACTAACTTGGTCAG TTCCTACCAGAACAATGACATCACAGAGTTTGAGAAGATCCTGAAAACCAATCACAGTAACATAATGGATGATCCGTTCATAAGGGAACATATAGAAG AGTTATTACGGAATATAAGGACACAAGTGCTTATCAAATTAATCAAGCCTTACACTAGAATACATATACCTTTTATTTCCAAG GAATTGAACATTGACGTTTGCGACGTGGAAAGCCTGCTAGTTCAATGCATTCTAGACGGGTAA
- the cops2 gene encoding COP9 signalosome complex subunit 2 isoform X3: MSDMEDDFMCDDEEDYDLEYSEDSNSEPNVDLENQYYNSKALKEDDPKAALSSFQKVLELEGEKGEWGFKALKQMIKINFKLTNFPEMMNRYKQLLTYIRSAVTRNYSEKSINSILDYISTSKQMDLLQEFYETTLDALKDAKNDRLWFKTNTKLGKLYLEREEYGKLQKILRQLHQSCQVKKHSSSMQSEVFTEVFTETDDGEDDLKKGTQLLEIYALEIQMYTAQKNNKKLKALYEQSLHIKSAIPHPLIMGVIRECGGKMHLREGEFEKAHTDFFEAFKNYDESGSPRRTTCLKYLVLANMLMKSGINPFDSQEAKPYKNDPDILAMTNLVSSYQNNDITEFEKILKTNHSNIMDDPFIREHIEELLRNIRTQVLIKLIKPYTRIHIPFISKELNIDVCDVESLLVQCILDGTINGRIDQVNQLLELDHQKRNGARYMALDKWTNQLNTLNQAIVSKLA, from the exons ATGTCTGATATGGAAGATGACTTCATGTGCGATGATGAAGAGGATTATGATCTG GAATACTCAGAGGACAGCAACTCTGAGCCCAATGTTGATTTGGAGAATCAGTACTACAATTCAAAGGCCCTAAAGGAGGATGACCCCAAAGCAGCTCTCAGCAGCTTCCAGAAG GTCTTAGAGCTGGAGGGTGAGAAAGGAGAATGGGGTTTCAAAGCCTTGAAACAGATGATTAAGATTAACTTCAAACTG ACAAATTTCCCTGAAATGATGAACAGGTACAAGCAGCTGTTGACATACATCCGGAGTGCAGTTACAAGAAACTACTCTGAGAAATCCATCAATTCCATCCTTGATTATATCTCGACGTCAAAGCAG ATGGACCTGCTGCAAGAGTTTTATGAAACAACGTTGGATGCATTAAAGGATGCCAAAAACGACAGGCTTTGGTTTAAAACCAACACCAAA CTTGGGAAGTTGTACCTGGAGAGAGAAGAGTATGGTAAGCTTCAGAAGATCTTGAGACAGCTGcaccagtcctgtcaggtgaagaaACACTCCTCATCAATGCAATCAGAGGTTTTCACAGAGGTCTTTACAGAG ACGGATGACGGTGAGGATGACCTAAAGAAAGGCACCCAGCTCTTAGAAATCTATGCTCTGGAGATCCAGATGTATACGGCCCAGAAGAACAACAAGAAGCTGAAGGCCCTGTATGAACAGTCTCTACACATCAAGTCTGCCATCCCTCACCCTCTCATCATGGGAGTCATCAGAG AGTGTGGCGGTAAAATGCATTTGAGAGAAGGGGAGTTTGAGAAGGCTCACACAGACTTCTTCGAGGCGTTTAAGAACTACGATGAATCAGGAAGTCCTCGACGGACCACCTGTCTAAAGTACCTGGTGCTGGCCAACATGCTGATGAAGTCTGGAATCAACCCCTTCGACTCCCAGGAG GCTAAACCCTATAAAAACGATCCAGACATCCTTGCAATGACTAACTTGGTCAG TTCCTACCAGAACAATGACATCACAGAGTTTGAGAAGATCCTGAAAACCAATCACAGTAACATAATGGATGATCCGTTCATAAGGGAACATATAGAAG AGTTATTACGGAATATAAGGACACAAGTGCTTATCAAATTAATCAAGCCTTACACTAGAATACATATACCTTTTATTTCCAAG GAATTGAACATTGACGTTTGCGACGTGGAAAGCCTGCTAGTTCAATGCATTCTAGACGG CACGATCAACGGCCGTATCGACCAAGTCAACCAACTGTTGGAGCTGGATCACCAGAAGAGGAACGGAGCCCGATACATGGCTTTAGATAAATGGACTAATCAGCTGAATACTCTCAACCAGGCCATCGTCAGCAAACTGGCCTAA
- the cops2 gene encoding COP9 signalosome complex subunit 2 isoform X5, whose protein sequence is MSDMEDDFMCDDEEDYDLEYSEDSNSEPNVDLENQYYNSKALKEDDPKAALSSFQKVLELEGEKGEWGFKALKQMIKINFKLTNFPEMMNRYKQLLTYIRSAVTRNYSEKSINSILDYISTSKQMDLLQEFYETTLDALKDAKNDRLWFKTNTKLGKLYLEREEYGKLQKILRQLHQSCQTDDGEDDLKKGTQLLEIYALEIQMYTAQKNNKKLKALYEQSLHIKSAIPHPLIMGVIRECGGKMHLREGEFEKAHTDFFEAFKNYDESGSPRRTTCLKYLVLANMLMKSGINPFDSQEAKPYKNDPDILAMTNLVSSYQNNDITEFEKILKTNHSNIMDDPFIREHIEELLRNIRTQVLIKLIKPYTRIHIPFISKELNIDVCDVESLLVQCILDGTINGRIDQVNQLLELDHQKRNGARYMALDKWTNQLNTLNQAIVSKLA, encoded by the exons ATGTCTGATATGGAAGATGACTTCATGTGCGATGATGAAGAGGATTATGATCTG GAATACTCAGAGGACAGCAACTCTGAGCCCAATGTTGATTTGGAGAATCAGTACTACAATTCAAAGGCCCTAAAGGAGGATGACCCCAAAGCAGCTCTCAGCAGCTTCCAGAAG GTCTTAGAGCTGGAGGGTGAGAAAGGAGAATGGGGTTTCAAAGCCTTGAAACAGATGATTAAGATTAACTTCAAACTG ACAAATTTCCCTGAAATGATGAACAGGTACAAGCAGCTGTTGACATACATCCGGAGTGCAGTTACAAGAAACTACTCTGAGAAATCCATCAATTCCATCCTTGATTATATCTCGACGTCAAAGCAG ATGGACCTGCTGCAAGAGTTTTATGAAACAACGTTGGATGCATTAAAGGATGCCAAAAACGACAGGCTTTGGTTTAAAACCAACACCAAA CTTGGGAAGTTGTACCTGGAGAGAGAAGAGTATGGTAAGCTTCAGAAGATCTTGAGACAGCTGcaccagtcctgtcag ACGGATGACGGTGAGGATGACCTAAAGAAAGGCACCCAGCTCTTAGAAATCTATGCTCTGGAGATCCAGATGTATACGGCCCAGAAGAACAACAAGAAGCTGAAGGCCCTGTATGAACAGTCTCTACACATCAAGTCTGCCATCCCTCACCCTCTCATCATGGGAGTCATCAGAG AGTGTGGCGGTAAAATGCATTTGAGAGAAGGGGAGTTTGAGAAGGCTCACACAGACTTCTTCGAGGCGTTTAAGAACTACGATGAATCAGGAAGTCCTCGACGGACCACCTGTCTAAAGTACCTGGTGCTGGCCAACATGCTGATGAAGTCTGGAATCAACCCCTTCGACTCCCAGGAG GCTAAACCCTATAAAAACGATCCAGACATCCTTGCAATGACTAACTTGGTCAG TTCCTACCAGAACAATGACATCACAGAGTTTGAGAAGATCCTGAAAACCAATCACAGTAACATAATGGATGATCCGTTCATAAGGGAACATATAGAAG AGTTATTACGGAATATAAGGACACAAGTGCTTATCAAATTAATCAAGCCTTACACTAGAATACATATACCTTTTATTTCCAAG GAATTGAACATTGACGTTTGCGACGTGGAAAGCCTGCTAGTTCAATGCATTCTAGACGG CACGATCAACGGCCGTATCGACCAAGTCAACCAACTGTTGGAGCTGGATCACCAGAAGAGGAACGGAGCCCGATACATGGCTTTAGATAAATGGACTAATCAGCTGAATACTCTCAACCAGGCCATCGTCAGCAAACTGGCCTAA
- the cops2 gene encoding COP9 signalosome complex subunit 2 isoform X4: MSDMEDDFMCDDEEDYDLVNSSEEYSEDSNSEPNVDLENQYYNSKALKEDDPKAALSSFQKVLELEGEKGEWGFKALKQMIKINFKLTNFPEMMNRYKQLLTYIRSAVTRNYSEKSINSILDYISTSKQMDLLQEFYETTLDALKDAKNDRLWFKTNTKLGKLYLEREEYGKLQKILRQLHQSCQTDDGEDDLKKGTQLLEIYALEIQMYTAQKNNKKLKALYEQSLHIKSAIPHPLIMGVIRECGGKMHLREGEFEKAHTDFFEAFKNYDESGSPRRTTCLKYLVLANMLMKSGINPFDSQEAKPYKNDPDILAMTNLVSSYQNNDITEFEKILKTNHSNIMDDPFIREHIEELLRNIRTQVLIKLIKPYTRIHIPFISKELNIDVCDVESLLVQCILDGTINGRIDQVNQLLELDHQKRNGARYMALDKWTNQLNTLNQAIVSKLA, translated from the exons ATGTCTGATATGGAAGATGACTTCATGTGCGATGATGAAGAGGATTATGATCTGGTAAACTCCTCAGAA GAATACTCAGAGGACAGCAACTCTGAGCCCAATGTTGATTTGGAGAATCAGTACTACAATTCAAAGGCCCTAAAGGAGGATGACCCCAAAGCAGCTCTCAGCAGCTTCCAGAAG GTCTTAGAGCTGGAGGGTGAGAAAGGAGAATGGGGTTTCAAAGCCTTGAAACAGATGATTAAGATTAACTTCAAACTG ACAAATTTCCCTGAAATGATGAACAGGTACAAGCAGCTGTTGACATACATCCGGAGTGCAGTTACAAGAAACTACTCTGAGAAATCCATCAATTCCATCCTTGATTATATCTCGACGTCAAAGCAG ATGGACCTGCTGCAAGAGTTTTATGAAACAACGTTGGATGCATTAAAGGATGCCAAAAACGACAGGCTTTGGTTTAAAACCAACACCAAA CTTGGGAAGTTGTACCTGGAGAGAGAAGAGTATGGTAAGCTTCAGAAGATCTTGAGACAGCTGcaccagtcctgtcag ACGGATGACGGTGAGGATGACCTAAAGAAAGGCACCCAGCTCTTAGAAATCTATGCTCTGGAGATCCAGATGTATACGGCCCAGAAGAACAACAAGAAGCTGAAGGCCCTGTATGAACAGTCTCTACACATCAAGTCTGCCATCCCTCACCCTCTCATCATGGGAGTCATCAGAG AGTGTGGCGGTAAAATGCATTTGAGAGAAGGGGAGTTTGAGAAGGCTCACACAGACTTCTTCGAGGCGTTTAAGAACTACGATGAATCAGGAAGTCCTCGACGGACCACCTGTCTAAAGTACCTGGTGCTGGCCAACATGCTGATGAAGTCTGGAATCAACCCCTTCGACTCCCAGGAG GCTAAACCCTATAAAAACGATCCAGACATCCTTGCAATGACTAACTTGGTCAG TTCCTACCAGAACAATGACATCACAGAGTTTGAGAAGATCCTGAAAACCAATCACAGTAACATAATGGATGATCCGTTCATAAGGGAACATATAGAAG AGTTATTACGGAATATAAGGACACAAGTGCTTATCAAATTAATCAAGCCTTACACTAGAATACATATACCTTTTATTTCCAAG GAATTGAACATTGACGTTTGCGACGTGGAAAGCCTGCTAGTTCAATGCATTCTAGACGG CACGATCAACGGCCGTATCGACCAAGTCAACCAACTGTTGGAGCTGGATCACCAGAAGAGGAACGGAGCCCGATACATGGCTTTAGATAAATGGACTAATCAGCTGAATACTCTCAACCAGGCCATCGTCAGCAAACTGGCCTAA
- the cops2 gene encoding COP9 signalosome complex subunit 2 isoform X2 — protein MSDMEDDFMCDDEEDYDLVNSSEEYSEDSNSEPNVDLENQYYNSKALKEDDPKAALSSFQKVLELEGEKGEWGFKALKQMIKINFKLTNFPEMMNRYKQLLTYIRSAVTRNYSEKSINSILDYISTSKQMDLLQEFYETTLDALKDAKNDRLWFKTNTKLGKLYLEREEYGKLQKILRQLHQSCQVKKHSSSMQSEVFTETDDGEDDLKKGTQLLEIYALEIQMYTAQKNNKKLKALYEQSLHIKSAIPHPLIMGVIRECGGKMHLREGEFEKAHTDFFEAFKNYDESGSPRRTTCLKYLVLANMLMKSGINPFDSQEAKPYKNDPDILAMTNLVSSYQNNDITEFEKILKTNHSNIMDDPFIREHIEELLRNIRTQVLIKLIKPYTRIHIPFISKELNIDVCDVESLLVQCILDGTINGRIDQVNQLLELDHQKRNGARYMALDKWTNQLNTLNQAIVSKLA, from the exons ATGTCTGATATGGAAGATGACTTCATGTGCGATGATGAAGAGGATTATGATCTGGTAAACTCCTCAGAA GAATACTCAGAGGACAGCAACTCTGAGCCCAATGTTGATTTGGAGAATCAGTACTACAATTCAAAGGCCCTAAAGGAGGATGACCCCAAAGCAGCTCTCAGCAGCTTCCAGAAG GTCTTAGAGCTGGAGGGTGAGAAAGGAGAATGGGGTTTCAAAGCCTTGAAACAGATGATTAAGATTAACTTCAAACTG ACAAATTTCCCTGAAATGATGAACAGGTACAAGCAGCTGTTGACATACATCCGGAGTGCAGTTACAAGAAACTACTCTGAGAAATCCATCAATTCCATCCTTGATTATATCTCGACGTCAAAGCAG ATGGACCTGCTGCAAGAGTTTTATGAAACAACGTTGGATGCATTAAAGGATGCCAAAAACGACAGGCTTTGGTTTAAAACCAACACCAAA CTTGGGAAGTTGTACCTGGAGAGAGAAGAGTATGGTAAGCTTCAGAAGATCTTGAGACAGCTGcaccagtcctgtcaggtgaagaaACACTCCTCATCAATGCAATCAGAGGTTTTCACAGAG ACGGATGACGGTGAGGATGACCTAAAGAAAGGCACCCAGCTCTTAGAAATCTATGCTCTGGAGATCCAGATGTATACGGCCCAGAAGAACAACAAGAAGCTGAAGGCCCTGTATGAACAGTCTCTACACATCAAGTCTGCCATCCCTCACCCTCTCATCATGGGAGTCATCAGAG AGTGTGGCGGTAAAATGCATTTGAGAGAAGGGGAGTTTGAGAAGGCTCACACAGACTTCTTCGAGGCGTTTAAGAACTACGATGAATCAGGAAGTCCTCGACGGACCACCTGTCTAAAGTACCTGGTGCTGGCCAACATGCTGATGAAGTCTGGAATCAACCCCTTCGACTCCCAGGAG GCTAAACCCTATAAAAACGATCCAGACATCCTTGCAATGACTAACTTGGTCAG TTCCTACCAGAACAATGACATCACAGAGTTTGAGAAGATCCTGAAAACCAATCACAGTAACATAATGGATGATCCGTTCATAAGGGAACATATAGAAG AGTTATTACGGAATATAAGGACACAAGTGCTTATCAAATTAATCAAGCCTTACACTAGAATACATATACCTTTTATTTCCAAG GAATTGAACATTGACGTTTGCGACGTGGAAAGCCTGCTAGTTCAATGCATTCTAGACGG CACGATCAACGGCCGTATCGACCAAGTCAACCAACTGTTGGAGCTGGATCACCAGAAGAGGAACGGAGCCCGATACATGGCTTTAGATAAATGGACTAATCAGCTGAATACTCTCAACCAGGCCATCGTCAGCAAACTGGCCTAA